A section of the Carya illinoinensis cultivar Pawnee chromosome 12, C.illinoinensisPawnee_v1, whole genome shotgun sequence genome encodes:
- the LOC122289912 gene encoding light-harvesting complex-like protein 3 isotype 1, chloroplastic: protein MSISMALFSPPTHPPSLSRSIPPNSKPHINLKPHLSLSPLKNPVFLLSTVRASSDNEVGASASAATAPEPEADQKVPEPPHPMAEKDESSAGTNGFSGAAEAGEVAVVSKYGDTRWIGGTWDLKQFEKDGKTDWDAVIDAEAKRRKWLENNPESSSNDDPIIFDTSIIPWWAWIKRFHLPEAELLNGRAAMIGFFMAYLVDSLTGVGLVDQMSNFFCKTLLFIAVTGVLVIRKNEDIENLKKLVEETTFYDKQWQATWQDETPGSSKN from the exons ATGTCCATTTCCATGGCCTTGTTTTCCCCTCCGACCCATCCTCCATCCCTCTCTCGCTCTATACCTCCCAATTCCAAACCCCACATCAACCTCAAACCCCACCTCTCTCTCAGTCCACTCAAGAACCCTGTCTTCCTCCTTTCCACCGTCAGGGCCTCGTCTGATAATGAGGTTGGAGCTTCCGCCTCAGCTGCCACTGCACCAGAACCAGAAGCAGACCAGAAGGTCCCGGAACCTCCCCATCCGATGGCTGAGAAGGATGAGAGCTCTGCTGGAACCAATGGGTTTTCGGGGGCAGCGGAAGCAGGAGAAGTTGCGGTCGTTAGTAAGTATGGGGACACCAGATGGATTGGAGGGACTTGGGACTTAAAGCAGTTTGAGAAAGATGGAAAGACTGACTGGGACGCTGTTATTGATGCTG AGGCTAAGAGGAGAAAATGGCTAGAAAATAACCCAGAATCATCCAGTAATGATGACCCTATAATTTTTGACACAAGCATCATACCTTGGTGGGCATGGATAAAAAGGTTCCATCTACCTGAAGCAGAACTACTTAATG GCCGTGCTGCAATGATAGGATTCTTCATGGCTTATCTGGTTGATAGCTTGACTGGGGTAGGTTTGGTTGACCAAATGAGCAATTTCTTTTGTAAAACTCTGTTGTTTATAGCGGTTACTGGAGTTCTGGTGATCCGGAAGAATGAGGATAtagaaaacttaaagaagttgGTGGAAGAGACGACCTTTTATGACAAGCAATGGCAAGCAACCTGGCAGGACGAGACGCCTGGCAGTTCCAAGAATTGA
- the LOC122289909 gene encoding phospho-2-dehydro-3-deoxyheptonate aldolase 2, chloroplastic-like encodes MALTLNGKVDLTAPTPRLSRTAAATFLTTLHVTNPKHIPSSVSSSSSSSVTDSDYTSGPLNWAPHSWKSKKALQLPDYPDPDELGTVLQTLESFPPIVFAGEARKLEDRLAQAAMGDAFLLQGGDCAESFKEFNGTNIRDTFRVLLQMGIVLTYGAQIPVIKVGRMAGQFAKPRSEPFEIKDGVKLPSYRGDNINGDAFDEKSRTPDPQRLIRAYLQSVGTLNLLRSFATGGYAAMQRVSQWNLDFVIHSEQGDRYMELAQRADEALGFMAAAGVTVNHPIMNTIEFWTSHECLHLPYEQALTRVDSTTGCYYDCSAHMLWVGERTRQLDGAHVEFLRGISNPLGIKVSDKMDPKELVKLCELLNPHNKPGRLTIIARMGADNMRVKLPHLIRAIRQAGLIVTWVSDPMHGNTIKAPSGLKTRPFDAIRAELRAFFDVHEQEGSYPGGVHLEMTGQNVTECVGGSKTVTFEDLSSRYHTHCDPRLNASQSLELAFAIAERLRKKRLKSDVDFQRGQR; translated from the exons ATGGCTCTCACTCTCAATGGCAAAGTAGATCTCACGGCTCCAACCCCACGCCTCTCCCGTACCGCCGCCGCCACCTTCCTCACCACCCTCCATGTCACCAACCCAAAACACATCCCGTCCTCtgtctcttcctcttcctcctcctcggTTACCGACAGCGATTATACTTCCGGTCCTTTGAACTGGGCCCCGCACTCGTGGAAGTCCAAGAAGGCCCTGCAGCTCCCGGACTACCCGGACCCGGACGAGCTCGGGACGGTCCTCCAGACCCTCGAGTCCTTCCCTCCCATTGTCTTCGCCGGCGAGGCCCGCAAGCTAGAGGACCGGCTCGCCCAGGCCGCAATGGGCGATGCCTTTCTGCTTCAGGGTGGCGATTGTGCCGAGAGCTTCAAGGAGTTCAATGGCACTAACATTAGGGACACTTTCCGAGTCTTGCTTCAAATGGGTATCGTCCTCACTTATGGTGCCCAAATCCCCGTCATTAAg GTAGGAAGGATGGCAGGGCAATTTGCTAAACCTAGGTCAGAACCTTTTGAGATTAAAGATGGTGTAAAGCTTCCTAGTTATCGGGGAGACAATATCAATGGTGATGCCTTTGATGAGAAATCTAGAACACCTGATCCACAAAGGTTGATCAGAGCGTACCTCCAATCTGTCGGCACGCTGAATCTTCTCAGATCATTTGCCACGGGAGGGTACGCTGCCATGCAGAGAGTCTCACAGTGGAATCTTGATTTTGTGATACACAGTGAGCAGGGAGACAG GTACATGGAACTTGCACAAAGAGCAGATGAAGCTCTGGGGTTCATGGCTGCTGCTGGGGTTACTGTAAATCATCCCATAATGAACACAATTGAGTTTTGGACGTCTCATGAGTGCCTTCATTTACCTTATGAGCAAGCCTTGACTAGGGTGGATTCAACAACTGGGTGCTACTACGACTGCTCTGCACACATGCTTTGGGTAGGTGAGAGGACTCGGCAATTGGATGGGGCTCACGTGGAATTTCTCCGGGGCATATCCAACCCTCTTGGCATAAAG GTGAGTGACAAGATGGATCCAAAAGAGCTTGTGAAATTGTGTGAACTTCTCAACCCTCACAACAAACCTGGAAGATTGACGATAATAGCTCGAATGGGAGCAGATAACATGAGGGTTAAGCTCCCCCATCTGATCAGAGCCATACGCCAGGCTGGGCTTATTGTAACGTGGGTTAGTGACCCCATGCATGGGAACACAATAAAAGCTCCTTCTGGTCTCAAGACACGGCCATTTGATGCAATCAGA GCAGAGTTGCGGGCTTTCTTCGATGTTCATGAACAAGAAGGGAGCTACCCTGGGGGAGTTCATCTGGAGATGACTGGGCAGAATGTAACAGAGTGTGTCGGAGGGTCGAAAACAGTGACTTTTGAGGACTTAAGCTCCCGCTATCACACACACTGTGACCCCAGGCTGAATGCATCACAGTCACTCGAGCTGGCATTTGCCATAGCCGAGAGGTTGAGGAAGAAAAGGTTAAAATCTGACGTGGACTTCCAAAGAGGTCAAAGATGA